The Staphylococcus sp. KG4-3 genome has a window encoding:
- a CDS encoding VOC family protein, with protein sequence MAIPKITTFLMFNGNAEEAINLYVNTFEDAEILALVRYSESDNEPTGAVQHAIFRLKDQVFMAIDNMNGVDIEMNPAMSLYVTVDNPIEMERLFNKLKSGGAILMPKTEMPPFREFAWIQDKFGVNFQLTLPESK encoded by the coding sequence ATGGCAATACCAAAAATCACGACATTTTTAATGTTTAACGGTAACGCAGAAGAAGCGATAAATTTATATGTAAATACTTTTGAAGATGCTGAAATATTAGCATTGGTCCGTTATAGTGAAAGTGACAATGAACCTACTGGGGCCGTGCAACATGCAATTTTTAGGTTGAAAGACCAAGTATTTATGGCAATTGACAACATGAATGGTGTAGATATTGAAATGAACCCAGCTATGTCTTTATATGTAACTGTTGATAACCCAATTGAAATGGAAAGATTATTTAATAAATTGAAAAGTGGCGGTGCAATATTAATGCCTAAAACAGAAATGCCGCCATTTAGAGAATTTGCGTGGATACAAGATAAATTTGGTGTGAATTTCCAATTGACACTGCCAGAAAGCAAATAA
- a CDS encoding NFACT family protein — protein MAYDGLFTRKIVDSLQFLVDGRIHKINQPENDTMLVVIRQNRKNHQLLLSIHPSFTRMHLTNKKYDNPFDPPMFARVFRKHIEGGIVKAVRQIGNDRRVEIDVQSKDEIGDTIYRTIILEIMGKHSNLILVDDNRKIIEGFKHLTPNTNQYRTVMPGFQYEAPPTQNKINPFDISGVEALKYIDFNSGKIARQLLNHFEGFSPLITNEIANRRQFMTTQTLPEAFDEVLEEIQGEPTPVFHKNHESGKEDFYFMKLDQFYDDVVLYDSLHDLLDRYYDARGERERVKQRANDLVKFVQQQLNKSQNKLSKLIDEREGTKEKEQQQLFGELITANIYRIKQGDESLTALNYYNGEEVTIPLNPTKTPAVNAQNYYKKYNKLKTREHELQHQIQLTKENINYFESIEQQLTHISVDEIDDIRDELADQGFMKQRKQSKKKKKQTMQIQAYTSTDGDTILVGKNNKQNDYLTNKQAKKHHLWFHTKDIPGSHVVIISDEPSEETIKEAAMLSAYFSKAGSSAQVPVDYTEIKHVHKPSGAKPGFVTYDNQKTLYATPDYDHIQKLKVK, from the coding sequence ATGGCATATGATGGTTTATTCACTAGAAAAATAGTGGACTCTCTTCAATTTCTAGTAGATGGAAGAATTCATAAAATAAATCAACCCGAAAACGATACGATGTTAGTTGTTATTCGACAAAATCGTAAAAATCATCAGCTTCTACTTTCTATCCATCCTAGTTTTACTAGAATGCATTTAACAAATAAAAAATATGATAATCCATTTGACCCACCAATGTTTGCCCGTGTTTTTCGTAAACACATCGAAGGTGGTATTGTTAAAGCAGTAAGACAAATTGGTAATGATAGACGTGTAGAAATAGATGTTCAAAGTAAAGACGAAATCGGTGATACGATTTACCGTACAATTATTTTAGAAATTATGGGCAAACACAGTAATTTAATATTGGTAGATGACAATCGAAAAATTATTGAAGGGTTTAAGCATTTAACACCAAATACTAATCAATATCGTACAGTTATGCCTGGCTTTCAATATGAAGCACCTCCAACTCAAAATAAAATCAATCCTTTTGATATTTCTGGAGTTGAAGCGTTAAAATATATCGATTTTAATAGTGGGAAAATTGCGAGACAATTGCTCAATCATTTCGAAGGTTTTAGCCCGCTGATAACAAATGAGATTGCAAACCGTAGACAATTTATGACCACACAAACTTTACCGGAAGCTTTCGATGAAGTACTCGAGGAAATTCAAGGTGAGCCCACGCCTGTTTTCCATAAAAATCACGAATCTGGAAAAGAAGATTTCTATTTCATGAAATTAGACCAGTTCTATGATGACGTAGTACTTTACGACTCCCTTCATGATTTATTAGATCGTTATTATGATGCGCGTGGTGAAAGAGAACGCGTTAAACAACGTGCTAACGACTTAGTAAAATTTGTTCAACAACAACTTAACAAGTCTCAAAACAAATTAAGTAAGTTAATAGATGAACGTGAAGGTACCAAAGAAAAAGAGCAACAACAATTATTTGGTGAACTTATAACTGCAAATATCTATCGTATTAAGCAGGGGGATGAATCACTTACTGCGCTTAATTATTATAACGGCGAAGAAGTGACAATACCACTTAATCCTACAAAAACACCTGCTGTTAACGCACAAAATTATTATAAAAAATATAATAAATTAAAAACGCGTGAACACGAATTACAACATCAAATTCAATTAACCAAAGAAAATATTAACTACTTTGAAAGTATCGAGCAACAACTTACACATATTTCTGTTGATGAAATTGACGATATTCGTGACGAGTTAGCTGATCAAGGATTTATGAAGCAGCGTAAACAAAGCAAGAAGAAAAAGAAACAGACGATGCAAATTCAAGCGTACACTTCTACAGATGGCGATACAATCTTGGTTGGTAAAAACAATAAACAAAACGATTATTTAACTAATAAACAAGCTAAAAAACATCATCTTTGGTTCCACACTAAAGATATCCCTGGTTCACACGTTGTCATTATAAGTGATGAGCCAAGTGAAGAGACAATTAAAGAAGCTGCAATGTTATCAGCATATTTTTCAAAAGCTGGTAGTTCTGCACAAGTACCAGTTGATTATACTGAAATCAAACATGTTCATAAACCTTCAGGTGCTAAACCTGGTTTTGTAACATATGATAATCAAAAAACGCTTTACGCTACCCCAGATTATGATCACATTCAAAAATTAAAAGTTAAATAA
- the gmk gene encoding guanylate kinase, with product MENEKGLLIVLSGPSGVGKGTVRKKIFDDPSTSYKYSISMTTRDKREGEVDGVDYFFKAKSEFEELIKQDQFIEYAEFVGNYYGTPVQYVKDTMDQGNDVFLEIEVEGAKQVRKKFPDALFIFLAPPSLDHLRERLVGRGTESSEKIQSRVHEARREVEMMNLYDYVVVNDEVDLAKQRIQSIVEAEHLKRERIEAKYRKMILEAKK from the coding sequence ATGGAAAATGAGAAAGGTTTGTTGATTGTACTATCTGGACCTTCTGGCGTTGGAAAAGGTACAGTTAGAAAAAAAATATTTGATGATCCGTCCACATCTTATAAGTATTCTATTTCGATGACAACACGTGACAAGCGTGAAGGCGAAGTCGATGGTGTTGATTATTTCTTCAAAGCAAAATCAGAATTTGAAGAATTGATTAAGCAAGATCAATTTATAGAATATGCTGAATTTGTGGGGAATTATTATGGGACACCTGTGCAATACGTTAAAGACACAATGGATCAAGGTAATGATGTGTTTTTAGAAATTGAAGTAGAAGGTGCTAAACAAGTGCGCAAAAAATTCCCAGATGCTCTATTTATTTTTCTTGCGCCACCAAGTTTGGATCATTTGCGTGAACGACTTGTGGGTCGTGGAACAGAATCCAGTGAGAAGATTCAAAGCCGAGTACATGAAGCGCGTCGAGAAGTTGAAATGATGAACTTGTATGACTATGTTGTTGTAAATGATGAAGTAGACTTAGCAAAACAACGCATTCAATCAATAGTAGAGGCTGAGCACTTGAAGAGGGAACGTATTGAAGCAAAATATAGAAAAATGATATTGGAGGCAAAAAAATAA
- the rpoZ gene encoding DNA-directed RNA polymerase subunit omega produces MLQPPLNQLTDKINSKYLVATTAAKRARELDEKPETALLNKYISKKPVGKALEEIADGEVFPDKLFLKSF; encoded by the coding sequence ATGTTACAACCACCATTAAACCAATTAACAGATAAAATAAACTCAAAATACTTAGTAGCAACTACTGCTGCAAAACGTGCACGTGAATTAGATGAAAAACCTGAAACTGCATTATTAAATAAATATATTTCAAAAAAACCTGTAGGTAAAGCTTTAGAAGAAATTGCTGACGGTGAAGTTTTTCCTGACAAACTATTCCTAAAATCTTTCTAA
- the coaBC gene encoding bifunctional phosphopantothenoylcysteine decarboxylase/phosphopantothenate--cysteine ligase CoaBC: MKRILLAVTGGIAAYKAIDLTSKLTQANYDVRVMLTDHAQEFVTPLAFQAIGRNPVYTSTFKEQNPEEIQHVALGDWADAIIVAPATANTIAKLANGIADDMVTSTLLATETPKFIAPAMNVHMYENRRTQQNLATLSSDGYYFLEPGEGFLACGYVAKGRMEEPLQIVERLNQYFNEPTQNPLYKNSRFEGKRALVTAGPTVEELDPVRYLSNRASGKIGYALAESLTKRGAIVTLVTGPTHLTPPANVEVVQVQSAEDMFHAVKTRFEYQDIVFKAAAVSDYAPVDTLEHKLKKQEGTLSVSFKRTPDILKYLGEHKTHQFLVGFAAETQNIAEYAQKKLKNKNADVVIANNVGDRTIGFSSDDNDYTMYYKTGDTATLGKHKKVELAEHILNSLETRWQ; this comes from the coding sequence ATGAAACGAATATTACTCGCTGTTACAGGTGGTATTGCGGCATATAAAGCTATCGATTTAACTAGTAAATTAACACAAGCTAATTATGATGTGAGAGTAATGCTTACTGATCATGCGCAAGAGTTTGTTACACCACTAGCATTTCAAGCAATTGGTAGAAATCCAGTTTATACAAGTACTTTTAAAGAACAGAATCCAGAAGAAATACAACATGTTGCGCTAGGTGATTGGGCCGATGCCATTATTGTTGCTCCAGCTACTGCAAATACAATTGCAAAATTAGCTAATGGCATTGCTGATGACATGGTGACCTCTACATTATTAGCTACTGAGACACCAAAGTTCATTGCACCTGCTATGAATGTTCATATGTATGAAAATCGTAGAACTCAACAAAATTTAGCGACTTTGAGTTCAGATGGATACTATTTCCTCGAGCCAGGTGAAGGCTTTTTAGCATGTGGTTATGTTGCAAAAGGTAGAATGGAAGAACCATTACAAATCGTAGAGCGGTTAAATCAATATTTTAATGAACCGACTCAAAATCCGCTTTATAAAAATAGCCGTTTTGAAGGCAAACGTGCACTAGTTACTGCTGGCCCTACAGTCGAAGAATTAGATCCTGTACGTTATTTATCTAACCGCGCTTCAGGTAAAATCGGTTATGCGTTAGCAGAATCACTTACAAAACGCGGTGCTATAGTTACACTCGTTACAGGACCAACTCATTTAACACCACCAGCAAATGTAGAAGTAGTCCAAGTTCAAAGTGCAGAAGACATGTTCCATGCAGTAAAAACACGTTTCGAATATCAAGACATTGTGTTTAAAGCAGCAGCAGTATCAGACTATGCACCGGTAGATACACTTGAACATAAATTGAAAAAACAAGAAGGTACACTGTCAGTTTCATTTAAACGTACTCCTGATATTTTAAAGTATTTAGGTGAGCATAAAACACATCAATTTTTAGTGGGATTTGCAGCAGAAACACAAAATATAGCTGAATATGCTCAAAAGAAACTAAAAAATAAAAATGCTGATGTAGTAATTGCAAACAATGTAGGCGATAGAACCATTGGTTTTAGTTCAGATGATAATGACTATACAATGTACTATAAAACAGGTGATACCGCAACACTAGGAAAACATAAAAAAGTCGAATTAGCGGAGCACATATTGAATAGTTTAGAAACAAGGTGGCAATAA
- the priA gene encoding primosomal protein N': MIAKVIVDIPSKSVDFTFDYIIPTRLQSMVQVGMRVIVPFGSRTIQGYVMQVTDKPDGNIDIAKLKEIKEIQDIKPELTEELIQLTEWYNNYFVTKRISMLEVMLPSAIKAKYTKVFSIVDADAVPESLKVKFDKGGQYPYKEAQYNDDLGQIVPLLKKGIVSEMTLLSQNVSKKKQRAVSIIEGFDYESVLDSLEKSKKQYELYAYLLDERHHTVLLKDLEDMGFSKSSIDTLMRKGFVEKYDAIVERNPFETRVFEQDQKQQLTGDQQEAYKSILESIQAHQQRTYLLHGVTGSGKTEVYLQTIEEVLKLGRQAMMLVPEIALTPQMVLRFKRRFGDEVAVLHSGLSKGERYDEWQKIRDGKASVSVGARSSVFAPFKNLGMIIIDEEHESSYKQEDYPRYQARDIAQWRSQYHKCPLILGSATPSLETYARAEKGVYELLSLPSRVNQQALPEIEIVDMRAELSSGNRSMFSEQLRKSIQQRLDKNEQIVLFLNRRGYASFMLCRDCGHVPQCPNCDISLTYHKSTDQLKCHYCGHQEVPPNKCPNCESEHIRQVGTGTQRVEELLQEAFQEARIIRMDVDTTSRKGAHEKLLDDFGAGKGDILLGTQMIAKGLDFPNITLVGVLNADTMLNLPDFRASERTYQLLTQVSGRAGRHEKEGEVIIQTYNPEHYAIKDVQANDYMAFFNKEMNYRKMGKYPPYFFLINFTIAHKEMKKVMEASKHIHKILLQHLTDKALVLGPSPAALSRINNEYRFQILVKYKSEPALHEALKYLDDYYHDQYLKEKLSLKIDINPQMMM; encoded by the coding sequence ATGATAGCTAAGGTAATTGTTGATATACCTTCCAAGAGCGTTGACTTTACATTCGACTATATAATTCCTACGAGATTACAGTCAATGGTTCAAGTAGGTATGCGAGTTATTGTTCCATTTGGGTCAAGAACCATTCAAGGTTATGTTATGCAAGTCACTGATAAACCTGATGGCAATATAGATATCGCAAAATTAAAGGAAATTAAAGAAATACAAGATATCAAACCAGAATTAACAGAAGAACTAATCCAATTAACTGAATGGTATAATAATTACTTCGTTACTAAACGAATTTCAATGTTAGAAGTAATGTTGCCAAGCGCTATAAAGGCAAAATATACAAAAGTTTTTTCAATTGTAGATGCTGATGCTGTTCCTGAATCGCTTAAAGTTAAGTTTGATAAGGGTGGCCAATATCCTTATAAAGAAGCTCAATATAATGATGATTTAGGCCAAATAGTACCATTGCTCAAAAAAGGTATAGTATCTGAAATGACACTTTTATCTCAAAATGTTAGCAAAAAGAAACAACGCGCCGTTAGCATTATTGAGGGTTTCGACTATGAGAGCGTCTTAGATTCATTGGAAAAATCTAAAAAACAGTACGAGCTCTATGCTTATTTGTTAGATGAGCGTCATCATACGGTATTATTAAAAGATTTAGAAGATATGGGTTTTTCTAAATCGAGTATTGATACTTTAATGCGTAAAGGTTTTGTAGAAAAATATGATGCCATTGTTGAACGTAATCCCTTTGAAACACGTGTTTTTGAACAAGATCAAAAACAACAACTCACAGGTGACCAACAAGAGGCGTATAAATCTATACTTGAAAGTATTCAGGCACACCAGCAACGTACTTATTTACTTCATGGTGTTACTGGATCTGGAAAGACAGAAGTTTATTTACAAACAATTGAAGAAGTATTGAAATTAGGAAGACAAGCGATGATGCTAGTACCAGAAATTGCGCTGACACCTCAAATGGTCTTAAGATTTAAACGAAGATTCGGTGACGAAGTAGCAGTATTACATTCTGGTTTGTCCAAGGGTGAACGTTATGATGAATGGCAAAAAATTAGAGACGGTAAAGCGAGCGTAAGTGTAGGTGCAAGGTCAAGCGTTTTCGCTCCCTTTAAAAACTTAGGGATGATTATAATTGATGAAGAACATGAGTCTTCCTACAAACAAGAAGATTATCCTAGGTACCAGGCTAGGGACATAGCACAATGGCGAAGTCAGTACCATAAATGTCCATTAATTCTAGGGAGTGCAACACCAAGTCTTGAAACTTATGCAAGAGCAGAAAAAGGTGTTTATGAATTGTTATCATTACCCAGTAGGGTCAATCAACAAGCATTGCCAGAAATTGAAATTGTCGATATGAGGGCTGAACTTAGCTCAGGTAACCGTTCGATGTTTTCTGAACAATTACGCAAATCTATACAACAAAGATTAGATAAAAACGAACAAATCGTGCTATTCTTAAATCGAAGAGGGTATGCTTCATTTATGTTATGCAGGGATTGTGGTCACGTGCCACAATGTCCAAACTGTGATATATCGCTTACTTATCATAAATCAACAGATCAACTCAAATGTCATTATTGTGGACATCAAGAAGTGCCTCCCAATAAATGCCCGAACTGTGAAAGTGAGCATATTAGACAAGTAGGTACAGGCACACAACGAGTTGAAGAGTTATTACAAGAAGCATTCCAGGAAGCACGTATTATACGTATGGATGTGGATACAACTTCAAGAAAAGGCGCACATGAAAAACTTTTAGATGATTTTGGAGCAGGTAAAGGAGATATCTTGCTTGGTACACAAATGATTGCTAAGGGCTTAGATTTCCCCAATATTACATTAGTAGGCGTTTTAAATGCTGATACTATGTTAAATCTTCCGGATTTTAGAGCTAGTGAAAGAACGTATCAGTTATTAACTCAAGTTTCTGGTCGAGCTGGTAGACATGAAAAAGAAGGGGAAGTTATCATCCAAACATATAATCCAGAACATTATGCTATTAAAGACGTTCAAGCTAACGATTATATGGCTTTTTTTAATAAGGAAATGAATTATCGTAAAATGGGTAAATATCCTCCTTATTTCTTTTTAATCAACTTTACGATTGCGCATAAAGAGATGAAAAAAGTTATGGAAGCATCGAAACATATTCATAAAATTTTGTTACAACATTTAACGGATAAAGCATTAGTACTTGGTCCATCGCCGGCAGCTTTATCTCGTATCAATAATGAATACCGTTTTCAAATTTTAGTAAAATATAAAAGTGAACCCGCATTACATGAGGCACTAAAATATTTAGACGATTATTATCATGATCAATACTTAAAAGAGAAATTATCCTTAAAGATAGATATAAATCCACAGATGATGATGTGA
- a CDS encoding DUF5067 domain-containing protein yields MKKVLGLLLASTLVLGACGNSNNNSKENKKESVDADKSQFKNDTLTIDGVALKIKDTFLINELNTGDKFLAFKYEVENNTNTNEITAQNVWLSNMKVEQKKQDTIKQLKLGPTPNTGIFENWDKHSEDKIKKEKSAKGIVAYKLQDNGDVTLKATKDSDKKELGTKKIKINELNTVDYDVKSGITTKTANTQ; encoded by the coding sequence ATGAAAAAGGTTTTAGGTTTATTATTGGCAAGTACATTAGTGTTAGGAGCATGTGGAAATAGTAACAACAATAGTAAAGAGAATAAAAAAGAATCTGTAGACGCAGATAAATCACAATTTAAAAATGACACTTTAACTATCGATGGTGTAGCTTTAAAAATCAAAGACACATTTTTAATTAATGAACTTAATACTGGCGACAAGTTTTTAGCTTTTAAATATGAAGTTGAAAATAACACAAATACAAATGAAATTACTGCTCAAAATGTATGGTTATCTAATATGAAAGTAGAACAAAAAAAACAAGATACAATCAAGCAATTAAAACTAGGACCTACGCCAAATACAGGTATATTTGAAAATTGGGATAAACATTCAGAAGATAAAATCAAAAAAGAAAAAAGTGCCAAAGGAATAGTCGCTTATAAATTACAAGATAATGGTGATGTAACTTTGAAAGCTACAAAAGATAGCGATAAGAAAGAATTAGGTACTAAAAAAATAAAGATTAATGAACTTAATACTGTAGATTATGATGTAAAATCAGGCATAACTACTAAAACTGCAAACACACAATAA